One Cyprinus carpio isolate SPL01 chromosome A16, ASM1834038v1, whole genome shotgun sequence genomic region harbors:
- the LOC109087778 gene encoding neural cell adhesion molecule 1-like isoform X3, which yields MTSNMMMLRLCGLLLICSTLTDAKLDIISSAQDLKVGSSALLLCKADSEGEISWLKDDEAIDEDRHVVEKIDESSGKLNLINLELEDAGIYTCVFENDHGTSKKSNYKIYVYQTPDFGNTRTYHEFLVNQTVIIPCVVSGKPAVEIDWYRSDHIVNDDGQGHFRILPDRSLQILGIKQEDSGTYTCKGKIKGRTIVRELQISVVVNEPPTVLINQEGIQVSAGPNTTVSIACLVKGVPTPNISWILPSPSDDSRYKFNSDKSELTISAVTRSDFGEYVCIATNKIGENSATFILEVSEHPTVVLDQTKLTVIPGETGSVICNATGHPTPSVQWFRKTTREQMMNVEGSKLILENVMPSDGGLYSCTASNTVGTATEDFQLITWPGTPTKFSVALGPSSSVLIQSASVQDGGSSITEYILQWKKPSEDTWSQSAVKPTNPLVITGLEPYTEYSIRFAAKNSHYQGNFSTEHKIFTQSQHGEPDSPILSLSEKKLDTNSVSIPIKQLKDGGSPILRYIVRYKENNENEEWTKKEIPGNSRKIQLNDLQYNANYQMEVYAVNHNGSSSTSKVNFTIPQPVSQPALGKGGVVAIVMVIFLVLMVSVDAFCCYTNHCGLLNFLARKLFGHKVSESKGMDEEASHSTGDVMPRGSIPKLQSSNGAVNGIHSEVTCDKAPLTKFEKKPESGDRAAEA from the exons ATGACTTCAAACATGATGATGCTCAGGCTGTGTGGGCTCCTTCTTATATGCTCAACACTAACAG ATGCTAAATTAGACATCATCTCTAGTGCCCAAGATCTGAAGGTGGGAAGCAGCGCTCTGCTCTTGTGCAAAG CTGATTCAGAGGGAGAAATTAGTTGGTTAAAAGATGATGAAGCCATTGATGAAGATCGCCATGTAGTCGAGAAAATTGATGAGTCTTCGGGTAAACTGAACTTGATCAACCTTGAATTAGAAGACGCTGGAATATATACCTGCGTGTTTGAAAATGATCATGGCACGAGTAAGAAGAGTAACTACAAGATCTATGTCTACC AAACACCAGACTTTGGCAACACACGGACGTACCATGAATTTCTggtgaaccagacagtgatcattCCCTGCGTGGTGTCTGGGAAGCCTGCGGTGGAGATCGACTGGTATCGGAGCGATCACATCGTGAATGATGACG GACAAGGTCATTTCAGAATCCTGCCAGATAGGTCTCTGCAGATTCTGGGAATTAAGCAAGAAGACAGTGGAACCTACACTTGTAAAGGCAAGATTAAGGGACGCACCATAGTAAGGGAGCTCCAGATCTCTGTTGTTGTTAATG AGCCACCGACTGTCCTGATTAATCAGGAGGGAATACAGGTTTCTGCCGGACCCAACACCACTGTGTCTATAGCCTGCCTGGTCAAAGGAGTACCCACTCCAAATATTTCATGGATACT CCCTTCCCCTTCTGATGACTCCCGTTACAAATTCAACTCTGATAAGAGTGAGCTCACCATCTCTGCAGTGACCAGGAGTGATTTTGGAGAGTATGTCTGCATAGCTACCAACAAGATCGGGGAAAACAGCGCCACGTTTATTCTGGAAGTCTCAG AGCATCCAACTGTAGTTTTGGATCAAACCAAGCTGACAGTTATTCCAGGAGAAACTGGATCTGTGATCTGCAATGCCACGGGACATCCAACTCCAAGCGTACAGTGGTTCAGGAAGACTACCAGAGAACAAATG ATGAATGTGGAGGGATCTAAACTGATTCTTGAAAATGTAATGCCCTCTGATGGCGGCTTATACTCCTGCACAGCCAGCAATACGGTGGGAACAGCCACTGAGGACTTCCAGCTGATAA CCTGGCCTGGGACACCCACTAAGTTCAGTGTGGCCCTGGGGCCCTCATCTTCTGTTCTCATCCAAAGTGCCTCAGTGCAGGATGGAGGGTCCTCCATTACCGAATACATCCTTCAATGGAAGAAACCGTCTGAAGACACCTGGAGTCAAAGCGCTGTCAAGCCCACAA ATCCTCTGGTGATCACGGGCCTTGAGCCGTACACAGAGTACTCCATTCGCTTTGCTGCCAAAAACTCTCACTACCAGGGGAACTTCTCCACAGAACACAAGATCTTCACACAGTCCCAAC ATG GGGAACCCGACAGCCCTATTCTGTCTCTGAGTGAGAAAAAGCTGGACACAAACTCAGTCTCCATCCCTATTAAACAGCTGAAAGATGGAGGCTCTCCTATCCTACGCTACATTGTACGCTACAAAGAG AACAATGAGAATGAGGAATGGACTAAAAAAGAAATTCCTGGAAACTCCAGAAAAATCCAGCTGAATGATCTCCAGTACAATGCTAACTATCAAATGGAAGTTTATGCAGTAAACCACAATGGCTCCTCCAGCACTTCCAAAGTTAACTTCACCATCCCACAACCTG TCAGTCAGCCGGCGTTAGGAAAAGGAGGTGTGGTGGCAATTGTAATGGTCATCTTCTTGGTGCTGATGGTATCAGTAGATGCTTTCTGTTGCTACACCAATCACTGCGGTCTGCTTAATTTCCTCGCTCGTAAACTATTTGGACACAAAGTGTCAGAGTCTAAAGGGATGGATGAAGAGGCCAGTCATTCCACTGG AGACGTGATGCCACGAGGCAGCATCCCAAAGCTTCAGTCATCCAATGGGGCAGTGAATGGCATTCATTCAGAGGTCACGTGTGACAAAGCGCCTCTTACCAAATTCGA gaAGAAACCAGAATCTGGTGATCGAGCAGCAGAGGCCTAG
- the LOC109087778 gene encoding neural cell adhesion molecule 1-A-like isoform X2, protein MTSNMMMLRLCGLLLICSTLTDAKLDIISSAQDLKVGSSALLLCKADSEGEISWLKDDEAIDEDRHVVEKIDESSGKLNLINLELEDAGIYTCVFENDHGTSKKSNYKIYVYQTPDFGNTRTYHEFLVNQTVIIPCVVSGKPAVEIDWYRSDHIVNDDGRGDRHAAGPSALLCGQGHFRILPDRSLQILGIKQEDSGTYTCKGKIKGRTIVRELQISVVVNEPPTVLINQEGIQVSAGPNTTVSIACLVKGVPTPNISWILPSPSDDSRYKFNSDKSELTISAVTRSDFGEYVCIATNKIGENSATFILEVSEHPTVVLDQTKLTVIPGETGSVICNATGHPTPSVQWFRKTTREQMMNVEGSKLILENVMPSDGGLYSCTASNTVGTATEDFQLITWPGTPTKFSVALGPSSSVLIQSASVQDGGSSITEYILQWKKPSEDTWSQSAVKPTNPLVITGLEPYTEYSIRFAAKNSHYQGNFSTEHKIFTQSQREPDSPILSLSEKKLDTNSVSIPIKQLKDGGSPILRYIVRYKENNENEEWTKKEIPGNSRKIQLNDLQYNANYQMEVYAVNHNGSSSTSKVNFTIPQPVSQPALGKGGVVAIVMVIFLVLMVSVDAFCCYTNHCGLLNFLARKLFGHKVSESKGMDEEASHSTGDVMPRGSIPKLQSSNGAVNGIHSEVTCDKAPLTKFEKKPESGDRAAEA, encoded by the exons ATGACTTCAAACATGATGATGCTCAGGCTGTGTGGGCTCCTTCTTATATGCTCAACACTAACAG ATGCTAAATTAGACATCATCTCTAGTGCCCAAGATCTGAAGGTGGGAAGCAGCGCTCTGCTCTTGTGCAAAG CTGATTCAGAGGGAGAAATTAGTTGGTTAAAAGATGATGAAGCCATTGATGAAGATCGCCATGTAGTCGAGAAAATTGATGAGTCTTCGGGTAAACTGAACTTGATCAACCTTGAATTAGAAGACGCTGGAATATATACCTGCGTGTTTGAAAATGATCATGGCACGAGTAAGAAGAGTAACTACAAGATCTATGTCTACC AAACACCAGACTTTGGCAACACACGGACGTACCATGAATTTCTggtgaaccagacagtgatcattCCCTGCGTGGTGTCTGGGAAGCCTGCGGTGGAGATCGACTGGTATCGGAGCGATCACATCGTGAATGATGACGGTAGGGGGGATCGACATGCTGCAGGCCCTTCTGCTCTTTTATGTG GACAAGGTCATTTCAGAATCCTGCCAGATAGGTCTCTGCAGATTCTGGGAATTAAGCAAGAAGACAGTGGAACCTACACTTGTAAAGGCAAGATTAAGGGACGCACCATAGTAAGGGAGCTCCAGATCTCTGTTGTTGTTAATG AGCCACCGACTGTCCTGATTAATCAGGAGGGAATACAGGTTTCTGCCGGACCCAACACCACTGTGTCTATAGCCTGCCTGGTCAAAGGAGTACCCACTCCAAATATTTCATGGATACT CCCTTCCCCTTCTGATGACTCCCGTTACAAATTCAACTCTGATAAGAGTGAGCTCACCATCTCTGCAGTGACCAGGAGTGATTTTGGAGAGTATGTCTGCATAGCTACCAACAAGATCGGGGAAAACAGCGCCACGTTTATTCTGGAAGTCTCAG AGCATCCAACTGTAGTTTTGGATCAAACCAAGCTGACAGTTATTCCAGGAGAAACTGGATCTGTGATCTGCAATGCCACGGGACATCCAACTCCAAGCGTACAGTGGTTCAGGAAGACTACCAGAGAACAAATG ATGAATGTGGAGGGATCTAAACTGATTCTTGAAAATGTAATGCCCTCTGATGGCGGCTTATACTCCTGCACAGCCAGCAATACGGTGGGAACAGCCACTGAGGACTTCCAGCTGATAA CCTGGCCTGGGACACCCACTAAGTTCAGTGTGGCCCTGGGGCCCTCATCTTCTGTTCTCATCCAAAGTGCCTCAGTGCAGGATGGAGGGTCCTCCATTACCGAATACATCCTTCAATGGAAGAAACCGTCTGAAGACACCTGGAGTCAAAGCGCTGTCAAGCCCACAA ATCCTCTGGTGATCACGGGCCTTGAGCCGTACACAGAGTACTCCATTCGCTTTGCTGCCAAAAACTCTCACTACCAGGGGAACTTCTCCACAGAACACAAGATCTTCACACAGTCCCAAC GGGAACCCGACAGCCCTATTCTGTCTCTGAGTGAGAAAAAGCTGGACACAAACTCAGTCTCCATCCCTATTAAACAGCTGAAAGATGGAGGCTCTCCTATCCTACGCTACATTGTACGCTACAAAGAG AACAATGAGAATGAGGAATGGACTAAAAAAGAAATTCCTGGAAACTCCAGAAAAATCCAGCTGAATGATCTCCAGTACAATGCTAACTATCAAATGGAAGTTTATGCAGTAAACCACAATGGCTCCTCCAGCACTTCCAAAGTTAACTTCACCATCCCACAACCTG TCAGTCAGCCGGCGTTAGGAAAAGGAGGTGTGGTGGCAATTGTAATGGTCATCTTCTTGGTGCTGATGGTATCAGTAGATGCTTTCTGTTGCTACACCAATCACTGCGGTCTGCTTAATTTCCTCGCTCGTAAACTATTTGGACACAAAGTGTCAGAGTCTAAAGGGATGGATGAAGAGGCCAGTCATTCCACTGG AGACGTGATGCCACGAGGCAGCATCCCAAAGCTTCAGTCATCCAATGGGGCAGTGAATGGCATTCATTCAGAGGTCACGTGTGACAAAGCGCCTCTTACCAAATTCGA gaAGAAACCAGAATCTGGTGATCGAGCAGCAGAGGCCTAG
- the LOC109087778 gene encoding neural cell adhesion molecule 2-like isoform X1, whose protein sequence is MTSNMMMLRLCGLLLICSTLTDAKLDIISSAQDLKVGSSALLLCKADSEGEISWLKDDEAIDEDRHVVEKIDESSGKLNLINLELEDAGIYTCVFENDHGTSKKSNYKIYVYQTPDFGNTRTYHEFLVNQTVIIPCVVSGKPAVEIDWYRSDHIVNDDGRGDRHAAGPSALLCGQGHFRILPDRSLQILGIKQEDSGTYTCKGKIKGRTIVRELQISVVVNEPPTVLINQEGIQVSAGPNTTVSIACLVKGVPTPNISWILPSPSDDSRYKFNSDKSELTISAVTRSDFGEYVCIATNKIGENSATFILEVSEHPTVVLDQTKLTVIPGETGSVICNATGHPTPSVQWFRKTTREQMMNVEGSKLILENVMPSDGGLYSCTASNTVGTATEDFQLITWPGTPTKFSVALGPSSSVLIQSASVQDGGSSITEYILQWKKPSEDTWSQSAVKPTNPLVITGLEPYTEYSIRFAAKNSHYQGNFSTEHKIFTQSQHGEPDSPILSLSEKKLDTNSVSIPIKQLKDGGSPILRYIVRYKENNENEEWTKKEIPGNSRKIQLNDLQYNANYQMEVYAVNHNGSSSTSKVNFTIPQPVSQPALGKGGVVAIVMVIFLVLMVSVDAFCCYTNHCGLLNFLARKLFGHKVSESKGMDEEASHSTGDVMPRGSIPKLQSSNGAVNGIHSEVTCDKAPLTKFEKKPESGDRAAEA, encoded by the exons ATGACTTCAAACATGATGATGCTCAGGCTGTGTGGGCTCCTTCTTATATGCTCAACACTAACAG ATGCTAAATTAGACATCATCTCTAGTGCCCAAGATCTGAAGGTGGGAAGCAGCGCTCTGCTCTTGTGCAAAG CTGATTCAGAGGGAGAAATTAGTTGGTTAAAAGATGATGAAGCCATTGATGAAGATCGCCATGTAGTCGAGAAAATTGATGAGTCTTCGGGTAAACTGAACTTGATCAACCTTGAATTAGAAGACGCTGGAATATATACCTGCGTGTTTGAAAATGATCATGGCACGAGTAAGAAGAGTAACTACAAGATCTATGTCTACC AAACACCAGACTTTGGCAACACACGGACGTACCATGAATTTCTggtgaaccagacagtgatcattCCCTGCGTGGTGTCTGGGAAGCCTGCGGTGGAGATCGACTGGTATCGGAGCGATCACATCGTGAATGATGACGGTAGGGGGGATCGACATGCTGCAGGCCCTTCTGCTCTTTTATGTG GACAAGGTCATTTCAGAATCCTGCCAGATAGGTCTCTGCAGATTCTGGGAATTAAGCAAGAAGACAGTGGAACCTACACTTGTAAAGGCAAGATTAAGGGACGCACCATAGTAAGGGAGCTCCAGATCTCTGTTGTTGTTAATG AGCCACCGACTGTCCTGATTAATCAGGAGGGAATACAGGTTTCTGCCGGACCCAACACCACTGTGTCTATAGCCTGCCTGGTCAAAGGAGTACCCACTCCAAATATTTCATGGATACT CCCTTCCCCTTCTGATGACTCCCGTTACAAATTCAACTCTGATAAGAGTGAGCTCACCATCTCTGCAGTGACCAGGAGTGATTTTGGAGAGTATGTCTGCATAGCTACCAACAAGATCGGGGAAAACAGCGCCACGTTTATTCTGGAAGTCTCAG AGCATCCAACTGTAGTTTTGGATCAAACCAAGCTGACAGTTATTCCAGGAGAAACTGGATCTGTGATCTGCAATGCCACGGGACATCCAACTCCAAGCGTACAGTGGTTCAGGAAGACTACCAGAGAACAAATG ATGAATGTGGAGGGATCTAAACTGATTCTTGAAAATGTAATGCCCTCTGATGGCGGCTTATACTCCTGCACAGCCAGCAATACGGTGGGAACAGCCACTGAGGACTTCCAGCTGATAA CCTGGCCTGGGACACCCACTAAGTTCAGTGTGGCCCTGGGGCCCTCATCTTCTGTTCTCATCCAAAGTGCCTCAGTGCAGGATGGAGGGTCCTCCATTACCGAATACATCCTTCAATGGAAGAAACCGTCTGAAGACACCTGGAGTCAAAGCGCTGTCAAGCCCACAA ATCCTCTGGTGATCACGGGCCTTGAGCCGTACACAGAGTACTCCATTCGCTTTGCTGCCAAAAACTCTCACTACCAGGGGAACTTCTCCACAGAACACAAGATCTTCACACAGTCCCAAC ATG GGGAACCCGACAGCCCTATTCTGTCTCTGAGTGAGAAAAAGCTGGACACAAACTCAGTCTCCATCCCTATTAAACAGCTGAAAGATGGAGGCTCTCCTATCCTACGCTACATTGTACGCTACAAAGAG AACAATGAGAATGAGGAATGGACTAAAAAAGAAATTCCTGGAAACTCCAGAAAAATCCAGCTGAATGATCTCCAGTACAATGCTAACTATCAAATGGAAGTTTATGCAGTAAACCACAATGGCTCCTCCAGCACTTCCAAAGTTAACTTCACCATCCCACAACCTG TCAGTCAGCCGGCGTTAGGAAAAGGAGGTGTGGTGGCAATTGTAATGGTCATCTTCTTGGTGCTGATGGTATCAGTAGATGCTTTCTGTTGCTACACCAATCACTGCGGTCTGCTTAATTTCCTCGCTCGTAAACTATTTGGACACAAAGTGTCAGAGTCTAAAGGGATGGATGAAGAGGCCAGTCATTCCACTGG AGACGTGATGCCACGAGGCAGCATCCCAAAGCTTCAGTCATCCAATGGGGCAGTGAATGGCATTCATTCAGAGGTCACGTGTGACAAAGCGCCTCTTACCAAATTCGA gaAGAAACCAGAATCTGGTGATCGAGCAGCAGAGGCCTAG